CGGCCGTTGATGCTTTCGTTTGATTGGTGTTCCACCTCAGAATATCTAGGGAGCAGCTCTAGAGCGCCAGCTCCCCGCTACCTACTTGTTCTTCTTCTCCCTCTTCCTCCTTCCCGTGGTGTTTGGTGTAGAGATTTCAGTGACACCTGCATGGGCGCACAGCACTTACTTTCGTAGCGAGATCGCTGCCTTACAGCGGCCCGGCCGACGTCGCGAGCGCCAGGCAGAGTCCGGCCAGAGCCTGCAGCATGAACGGTGACACCAATCGGTGCTGGGAGATGGCTGTGAACGAAACGGTAACATATCTTCGTAACTTCTTCGGCCCTTTTGTGTGgatcccgaacccgaacgctCGCGATTAAAGTCTGAGACTTCATCTGTTTTTCATCTATTATGGGCTAACATTTCTGGAGCGCGATCacttcactcactcacttcaAGACatttcccatcgcctgagtgccttgggaatgattagaaaaaagTCTTattgggttccacatgaactGAAAGGAACCGAGAgaaccatttgcgaattacTGCTTCCGTTtcagaaaagaaaggggttcttgtaccaaATCATCACTGGTGATAAAAATTGGATTCACTACGAGAATCCTAAACACAAAGagccctggatacagcctggtgaaccgGGTCCATCGCAACTTTGGCAAAATATTAACtgtggtgggatatgaaaggtaCGGTGTACTGTGAGCTTACAAAATGTGATTAAATTATTGACGGACAACGTTATAGACATCAATTAATGCAATCGAATGGGCGAACATCAAAGACTTGGGCCGAATGTACGACCTAATTTCGCAAAGCTGTATAGAGTTGCCTGGAAACCCGTTTTGGGTCGCATAAAAGTCGGCGATTTCAATGGGGCTTGGGCTTGGGTTCCTGTTGATTTGCGGCCTAAGGCTCTGAACGATGCTGTCAACATCCACACAGCAGCTCCTGAGATCTGACCCAGAAAAGGAGCTATTATTCGCAGCAAAGTACGACCTTAGGATCAGCACGGTGTCATTGATTATGAGCTGCTTATGGCGCTCATAGGCGCTCAAGACCCCAAAACCATGGGCATCACTCACCGCCGGAGCCGCGCCAGTTGATGAGCTTCTGGTTGCGCAGCTCGTCCGTGGTTGGGATGTAGATGATCTGCGACGACTCGCGGGTCGCCTGCGGTATCGCGTCGATCCGGGCCAGACACTTGAGCACCAGCTTGCCCTTGAGCCGCCCGAGCCGCTTCTCGTCGATGTAGAACCGTATCTCGAGGGTCCGCGAGCGCAGCAGAAACCCATCGTTCTCGACCGTCGTCTCGTGCTGGGGCTGCAGGTACTCGGACGGCACCTgtggacgggacgggatgcCTCAGACCAGAACCACCGTGGAgggccgaacgaacgagccCGATACTTACGTTGCGGTCGTTGATGAACCAGTAGAGCCGGGCCGGCGGACTGGACATGTCCGACGAGCAGTTGGCCACCACGAAGTCCCCGAGCGCGTAGTTGTGCTGCACCCCGTTGTGCTGCAGCCCGTTGATGATCGGGTCGTACTGGGGGTAAACTGTGGCGTAGAATTAAGTTCTCATTAGTTCGGCAGCTCAGAAATGGACGCCATTCTTTACTGTTGGGCACCACTCTAATGGAGCACGGATCAGATCAATCAATTGTGccgcacgctctctctctttctcactctgaAACTGAGCTCGTTTCGTGTTTGGTTTGGGGCCACGAACCACGTGGGCCCGCATTTGGCTACGGCACCTGGCGCACGttctccggtcggtcggtccaatTAATCATGCCGCTACTTTGCTAATGAACGTCTTCGAGAAGGGCTTTCGGGGCGCTGCCGAGAATGCAAACTTTCCGCCACCGGGAGGGTGCCGCCAAAGCACGTCCACTCCCGGGCCCACCCGGGCTAATTCGCGCACTGcaatttcgagcagttcgagcagttcggTACGCGCTCGCGCGGCGTCAGTCAGTAATGGATCGAATTAAACCGATCGTTGccccaccgacgacggggtCACGTGACGGGGGGGGGCCGGTGCTCACCCCGCGCCACCCAACCACACCCCACACCGAAGGCGCGCAAATTGATGGCTAATTAATGTTGCTTTTTGGTGTAATTAATATTacgcccccccaccccccgcgaAAGTTTCTAATTTTTCATAATTACCCTCTCCCAGCCGACGATGGCCGACGGGCAGCCGATGGGCCCACTTGGGCCACGGAACGGTTAGCGCCTGAAGTTATGCCGTCATACCAGCCGCCGACGCCTGCAGTTAGACAAACCGCGTGGCCTAGCAGCAGACGCTCGCACCAGGTGCTCACTCGCTGCCTCGCAAAGGATAATGATGAAAcacccaccaacccaccggccatcccccccccccccttctcACAGCCCAAATTGTGTGGTGTGgggagaaaacaaacaaaccgaacactTGTAACCGCCGCGAGGCCGAGCaatcgagcgagagagagagagagagagagagaaggtgaGGCAGAGAACGGAAGAGCAATGGAGCAACTTTTGCTGTTTGAGCGATGCGAGCCACCGGCCGTCCTGGCGAGCATCTCCCCCCACCCCTCTCCGCGTGTGCCTTACTTTACTCTCGCCCGCCTTTGGttcttcgttcggttcgttgtgcgggtttcgttttcttttcagtACTTTCAGGGCCTGGACCTGGGTGTTTGGAGATTTTGGGTGCGGGGAGGGAGGGTGGTAGAAagtttgttccgtttgcttccggaccggactccTCTTTTGTGCACCACCAAGCCGGCATCGGACCCGAACCTTACTGCTACGTGGACGCCCGTTGAACCACGTTCAGCAGAGCTCCTAGCGGACGGGGTGGTGGGAACAGGGGGAAATCGGGAACGGGATAATGAATCGCTCAGCGGTGActaatttttcttcgcccgtttTGCCCGCcacgagccgccgccgccgccgctggaaaATCGGATCTCGGATGCGGCGCACGTGACGCCGGGCTCACGTGCGTGAGCAGCGTTCGTGAACCCGGACCCCGCGCCGTGCTCACGTCCTGCGCTACACACACTCTATCACACCGATACCGATGAGCGGGTGGGGTGGTCACGGGGCTTTCTGATGTATATTGTTCATTAGGTCCGGCAGCGAACCGGTGATACACCCGATGATCGGACTTCCTGCCCGGGACCAGTTAGcctcgcacacgcacaccagtTAGGGCGTGCGTGTGGCGAAACGTACCTTCCGTGCCCTCCTTTGCGGGCTCTCCTGCCGTGCCCCTGTCGACGATTTACGCGATTCATCGCCGAAACGGCACCCGGCAGCGTAGGCTTCAGACGTTTCAGAGTTGAGGATGCTTGAGACACCGAACAACATCGCCTCGCCCACCGCTTCGGCTCGCCCAAAAACGGGCACAAAAGGCGTGCCACCTTTTAATTGTTGTTGCATAACTTCGGGCGGCATCCGAAACCGTTGGCTcgcatacatttaggcgccGCCGGGGCACCGAATCGAGCCCGATGCGGATCGGGGGCTACGGCGAAAGGCAGTGCAGTGCACCGTGCTCGTTACACACCCAGCACACAATGCGATGCAAACatacgcacatacacacacacacaccacgtgGTTGGAGCATATTGGCTTCGATTTAATATTAGATAATTAGTTTATCAACTGAATTAGCCGTAGTGCTAcctttccacacacacacaaagcacacacacacaaagcacacacaaaacacacacacacagacagcaaAGCCTGCAGCGGGCTGCTTTGTACCGGTTTTTGTACAGGTAAGCGAAGCATAttatcgctcgctcgctgccaCGCAATTATTGCTGCAGTAGCGCCGGCTAAGGCGTACGTGAACCGGCCCCTTACCCCCCCGGGCCCTTCCCCCGTAATCCCAACCCAGGGCGACCACTTCTAGCGCGTGGCGGCCACcccagtggcggcggcggcggctaattaattcaaatttaattcatATTGCCcgaataattttcaatcaatttattCTGGGAACAGCACAATTAAGTGGATGCCGCCGGCGGCCCGCGGtactggtggcggtggcggcggccttGTTGCGctccattgtttgttttacccgcggcggcggcggcggtggttggtTAGGGgtcgttttttgttccatttctttgcgtggctgctgctgcggctggctgGGAGGCTGCGTGGGGGGGGAGGCACAAAACTCACCCACCCAGCCCGCAAATCAATCACCGAGAGGATTACACATGTGCCGATGGGTGGGCTGGGTGGTCGTGGGCTTTTCTTACGGGCAGGATTTGAAGGGGTTGGGTCGAGAAATCCTTGCGCTTCTCgccgcgcgctctctctct
The DNA window shown above is from Anopheles cruzii unplaced genomic scaffold, idAnoCruzAS_RS32_06 scaffold00660_ctg1, whole genome shotgun sequence and carries:
- the LOC128276166 gene encoding uncharacterized protein LOC128276166, yielding YPQYDPIINGLQHNGVQHNYALGDFVVANCSSDMSSPPARLYWFINDRNVPSEYLQPQHETTVENDGFLLRSRTLEIRFYIDEKRLGRLKGKLVLKCLARIDAIPQATRESSQIIYIPTTDELRNQKLINWRGSG